Proteins from a single region of Actinomycetes bacterium:
- a CDS encoding 2TM domain-containing protein produces MSVPTPFLNSDPTSGHPAAAVTDPVAVERVEARKRLDSRRKIVSDVVSYVVINAFLVFVWFVTGAGYFWPGWVMAGWGILLALHAWDVFWRRPITEAEIDQEVSRRR; encoded by the coding sequence ATGTCCGTACCCACACCGTTCCTGAACTCTGACCCGACATCCGGGCACCCAGCCGCTGCGGTCACAGACCCGGTCGCTGTCGAGCGCGTCGAGGCCCGCAAGCGTCTGGACTCCCGCCGCAAGATCGTCTCCGACGTCGTCTCGTACGTCGTGATCAACGCCTTCCTCGTCTTCGTGTGGTTCGTCACGGGTGCCGGGTACTTCTGGCCCGGATGGGTGATGGCAGGTTGGGGCATCCTCCTCGCGCTGCACGCGTGGGACGTCTTCTGGCGGCGCCCAATCACCGAAGCCGAGATCGACCAGGAGGTCAGCCGCCGCCGGTAG